The genomic stretch AAGAAACTCTTGAAATTATAGCTAATTTTGCAAAAGATAAAGAAATATTTGTTATAAGTGATGAAGTTTATGAACTTTTAATATATGAAGGAAATCATATATCAATAGCTACTATTGAAGATATGAAAGAAAGAACTATAATAGTAAATGCTTTTTCTAAAACATGGGCTATGACGGGTTGGAGAATTGGATATTGTTTAGGACCTAAAAAATTGATGAAACAAATAGCAAAAATTCAATCTCATAGCACATCAAATGTTAATACTCCAACACAATATGCAGCTATAAAAGCTTTTGATGTTGATGTTTATTATATGTTTAAAAAATTTAAAGATAGAAGAGATTATGTTGCATCAAGATTAGAAAAAATGAATTTAAAATTTTTAAAACCTAAAGGAGCATTTTATTATTTTATAAATATATCTGAATTTGGAATAGAAGATTCAGAATTTTCTAAAAAATTATTAGATGAAGCAATGCTTGCGGTAGTTCCAGGTTCTGGATTTTATAAAAAAGGATATATAAGGATATCTTTTGCTACATCTGATGAAAATTTAGAAAAAGCTTTAGATAGACTTGAAAAATTTGTTAAAAATTTGAGAGAGAAAAAATGAAAACTTTAGATTTACTTGTTGCAGAAATTGGCAGTACAACTACAGTTGTTACTGCCTTTGATAAAATAGAATCAGATGAACCGGAAATATTGGGCCAAGCGGAACATTATACTACTGTTCTACAAGGAGATGTAACTTTAGGTATAAAAAAAGCAATATCTATACTTGAAAAAAAGATAAAAAATAAAATAAGATGGAAAAAGTTTTTGGCGAGTTCTTCTGCTGCTGGTGGACTTAAGATAACAGTTCATGGACTTGTTTATGATATGACTGTTAAAGCTGCAAAAGAAGCTGCTTTAGGAGCAGGAGGAGTTATAAAATATATAACTGCTGGTAAGATAAGAAATATGAATTTAAAAAAAATAATGGAAATATCACCAAAATTAATAGTTTTAGCCGGTGGTGTTGATTATGGAGAAGAAAATACAGTACTTTATAATGCTGCATTACTTGCAGACTCAGAAATAAATGTCCCAATTGTGTATGCTGGAAATTGTTCCGTATCAGAAGAAATTAAAAGAATTTTAGAAAAAAAAGGAAAAGAAGTAATATTAACTGAAAATGTTTATCCTAAAGTCGATCAATTAAATGTAAAACCTGCAAGGAAAATTATTCAAGAATCATTTTCAAAAAATATAATATATGCACCGGGAATGGAAAAAGTTTATGATATAGTTGATGATGAAATCATTCCAACTCCTGGATCTGTAATGCTTACAACTGAATTATTATCAGATATTTATAAAGATGTACTTGTTGTTGATATTGGTGGAGCTACTACAGATATTGACTCTGTTACAGAAGGAGATCCTTTAATACAAAAAATTATGTTATCTCCAGAACCTATTTCAAAAAGAACAGTTGAAGGTGATTTAGGCTTATATGTTAATGCTCATAATGTTATAGATTTGATAGGTGAAAATGAATTAAGAAAAGAATTTGAAGATTATGATGATTTAATAAAAAATTTGAGTCCATACCCTCAGAATGATAGACAAGAAATGTTTGTTTCTACTTTGGCAAAATACTGTTTTGTTGAGAGTATAAAAAGACATGCCGGAAACAAAAAATATCTTTATGGTCCAAATGGAAGACAAGAAATAGCAGTTGGAAAAGATTTAACTTCCATAAAATATATTTTTGGAACCGGTGGAATTTTGAGTAGGTCAAAATATAAATATGAAATAATGAAAAAAATATTAGAAGAAGATAGAAGAAATTCTTTAATTCCTGGACAAAAAATATTTTTTGGTTATGACAAAAATTATATATTTGCAGCTATTGGTGTTTTATCCACTGTTAATAAAGAGGCAGCTATTAATTTGTTGAAAAAAAATATAGAAATAATAAAAAACAGATGATAAAAATCATCTGTTTTTTTATGGTGGGCAGAGACAGAATCGAACTGTCGACACACGGATTTTCAGTCCGTTGCTCTACCGACTGAGCTATCTGCCCACTCGTTTATAAATTTATAAAAAATGGTGGGCGCTGCAGGATTTGAACCTACGACCCTCTGCTTGTAAGGCAGATGCTCTCCCGCTGAGCTAAGCGCCCTGATGGCGCCCCCAACCAGATTTGAACTGGTGTCTTTGGCGTGAAAGGCCAATGTCCTAGGCCGCTAGACGATGGGGGCTTTTGTTGTTTTTGTTTCGCCAACCGAGATATATAATATCATAGATAATCTATCTTGTCAAGGTTTTAATGTGAACAGAATATTAAAAAATTATAATTTTTCTTTTAGTATAATATTTCTCGCTAAAATTTCATCTTTTTTCATTTGTAAAATTAAATCTTTTTCGCTGTTAAACTTTATTTCAGATCTTAGAAATTTTAAAATTTTTATTTCAATTATTTGATCATATAGATTATCATCAAAATCCATATAGAATGTTTCTACTTTAGGTTCTTTCTTTTTTTCATAATATGTAGGTCTTATACCAACTGATGTTAAACCATATACAATTTTTTCATTTAATAAAGATTTTGATATATAAACGCCATATGCAGGAAAAAGTATATCTTCTTTATATCTTATATCCATATTGGCTGTTGGAAATCCCAATCTATCCCTACCAACATGTCTATCTTCATAAATAGGTCCTTCAAGTGTCCAATGCCTATTCAACATAAAGTTAGCTTTTTCTATTAGACCTTTTTTTAAAGATTTTCTTATCAAAGTTGAACTTATTCTTTTTCCATTATTTTTTAAATCATGAAGAACTTTTATTTTCAAACCTTTTTTAACCCCTTCGGTTAAGAGGTAACTTACATCTCCAAGAGCTCCTCTACCAAATCTAAAGTCTTCACCACATACGATTTTTTTTACACCTAAATTTATTAAATCATTTAAATATTCTTCATGGGTTATTTTCCAGACATCTTCCATATCAACAATTTTTACTTTGAATCCCATTTTTTCCATTAAGGATTTTCTTTTCCAACTTGGTAATATTAAACCATCAAATCCATTCACATATTGACCTATTGGATACCTCAACATTATAGCCAAAGGAATTAGATTATCTTTTTTTGCTTCTTCGAGAGTATTGTTTAGAATATAATTATGGCCTTTATGAACTCCGTCAAATGTACCAACAGTTAAAACGTACAAAATTAGTCACCTCAATATTTTATAAATTTTTGCTATTCTATCATTTCTTTCATTATTTTTAATAAGGGTTTTAATAAACGAAGAATTCTTTTCTGCCTTAGCTATTCCAAAAAAATTATCATTTTCATCTATTAATTTAACGAAATTATCTTTTTTAAATTTTTCATAGTTTTCTACAAATTCTTTATAGATTTGTATTCCATTCTTTATTTTATCTGAATTATTTACCTTTAAAATAGGAATATTTAAAACCTCATTTATAGAAATTATTTTTTCATAAGAAATATCATTTATATCAATAGTATTTAATATATTCATATTTCCAGCTTGAGTTCTTTTCAATTCAATAGTAACAGCACCAGGACCTATTATATAACCAATTTCCATTATTAAAGATCTTATATAAGTTCCAGCAGAAACAGTAACTTCAAATTCAAATTCTTTACCTTCTTGTGAAAAATTTTCTATAGAAAAAATTTCAATTTCATGAGGTGGAAGGTTTATAATTTCACCTTTTCTCGCATATTCATATAAACGTTTACCTTTATATTTCTTTGCACAATAAGAAGGCGGTGTTTGCATTCTTTTTCCCAATAAAGACATTATTGTAGGTTCAATTTTTTTGATATCTTCGTTTGTAACTTCATTTTGTTCTACTACTTTGCCATCTTTATCAAAAGTATCCGTTATTTCACCAAGTTTTCCACGCACAAAATATTTTTTAATATCTTTATTAAGAAATTCTATAAATTTAGTTCCCTTATTTATACCAAGAATAAGAACACCGGTAGCAAAAGGATCCAATGTACCGGTGTGGCCTATTTTTTTCGTATTAAGTTTTTTTCTTGCAATACTTACTACATCGTGTGAAGTCATATTTTCAGGTTTATTTACTATTAAAAATCCATTATTCATCATTTTCATCCTTAATTTCTATATTATTTAGTAAGTTATTTATTCTTATACTTGCTTCTATTCCTTCATCTTTATGTATTCTTAATTCTGGTGCTTTATACATTCTTATATTTTTAGCTATTAAAGTTCTTAAATATCCTTTAGATTCATTTAAACCATCTAATATTTTTTCAATATTTCCATTTAAAGTTGAAACAAATATATCGGCATAAGATTTATCTTTTGCTAATTTTACTTTATTAATTGTAAATAGTTGACCTCTCAATTTATCATTTCTTAAACTCGAAATATTTGAGTTTAAAAGTTTCATTATTTGTGATTCAAGCATTTGTATTTTAAATCCTGCCATTTTATTCACCATCCATATCTACGATAATATCTTTTAAATTCATAAAATCATTAGATTTATTTATTTTTTCCTCAAGTTCTTTGAAATAATTCAAATATAATTTTGGAGTCAAACCTATATTATTCCAAGTTTTATCATCAGGAATTTCTATTCCAAAATTTCCAGAATAACCATACATTATAGTATTAACAGATAAATTTGCAATGGATACAATTCCTATCATCATTTTAGAATCACTATCTTTTGCTTCAGAAGGAGTGTCATGATAAGCTGCTGTATTTATTATTAATTCAGACAATCCCCAATTCTCAAATAGCATTTTTCCAACTATTTGATGAGAATATGTATTCAATAAATCTTCAGCTTGATGAAATTTTATTTTTTTATGCCTAGCTACTTTTAATATTATTTCAAAAATATCTGGCATAACATAAGCCATAACAATTTTTCCCATATCATGCAACATTCCAGATAAGAAAGCCTCTTCTTTGTCTGGATAATTTAGATATTTGCATAAAAGTTCTGAGGCCATTGCAGTACTCATCAAATGTTTCCAAAATTTTTCAGTATTAAAAAATTCATATTCTTTTTTAAAATAGCTATTAGCAGTAAAAACTCCTAAAGCAAGATTTCTAACAGTTTTAAAACCAAGTATGTTTATAGCCTGAGAAAGCTTTGTTATTTTTCTTGGTAATGCATAATAAGCTGAATTTGATAATTTTAAAATTTTTGCTGATAGAGTAGGAGATTGTAAAACAGCCATATTTAAATCTTTTGTACTCGATTCAGGGTCTGAAGCAACATTTATGATTCTCTGAACTATGAAGTCAGGAGTTGGTAGATCATTTATTTTTTTTGAAAGTTTATTTATAGAAGTTTCCAATTAAATCACACCTTTTGGTAAAGTAATTATAAATTTAGAACCTTTTTCAAATTCACTCTCGAGGAGTATTTTCCCATTATGAAGTTCTACCAGTTCTTTCACAATGGATAATCCTATTCCAGTGCCCTGTATTTCATAGTTTAGTGAAGAATCTGCTCTAAAGAATTTCTCGAAAATTTTCTCTTGATATTCTTCTTTTATTCCCATTCCATTATCTTCTATATAAATAATTATATTTTCTTCATTTTGTTCATAATTTATTTGAACATACTTATCTTCTTTTTTAGAATCAGAATATTTTATAGCATTCTGTATCAAATTTACCAAAATTTGTTTAATTCTTGTCCTATCAAGATTTAATATTATGTTTTCATTTGATTTCAAAATGATTTTTACATCATTAGTTTTTGAAAATTCTTCTAAAGAAGATATTACTTCATTTATTAATTCTGTAAATTCAAAAGATTCTCTTCTTAAAGTTAAAGATTTTAATTCGAGTTTAGAGAAATCTAATAGATCATTTAAAAGCTTATCTAAATGATTGGATTCTTTAAAAATAGTATTTAAAAATTCAGATAAAGTATCTTTATCTAAAATATCTAAAGAATTTATAAGAGTTTCAGAATAAGCTTTAATAGCACTCAAAGGTGTTCTTAATTCATGTGACATCATAGATAAAAATTCCATCTTCATTTTATCTATTTTTTTGAGTTTCTCTAATTCTTTTGTACCAGAAACATCTCTTACAACTATCAAAACATAAGAATTTTCTTTTATTTCAATGTTTATAATATCTATAGAATAAAAATTATTTTTTATATCAAATTCAAAATTATTATTTAATTTATTATTGAAAGCTAATTCTGTATACTCTTCTATTTTATCCATTAAAGCACTATTTTCTTTTATTTTTGAAAAATTGTTATTTTCGAATTTTATTATTTTATTTTTATCATAGACAACTATAGATTCTGTAGTAGAATTTAAAACACTATTTAAAAAGTTTTTGTTTTCTTCTATTATTAAGTTTTTGGCAACTATTTTTTCATAGAGCTTTAGATTTTCAAAAAGGTTTCCCAACAAAAAAGATACTAATTTTATTGTAGTCATAAATTGATTAGAAAAATTTTCTTCTTCAGTATATCCAACATAGATAAAATTAATTTTGTTAGTACTAACTATAGGAATTAAAATATAAGATCCAACATCATCCGGAAAAATTGAAACATCAGACTTGTTATGTGCCCACATTACAATATCTTCTAGGTCTTTTTTAAAAGGTTTTCCAAATATTTCTATTATACTCTCATTTTCTAATTCAAAAAAATATTCTTCTTCAATTTCAAGAGATCTTTTTAAAATTATAGATATTACATCATAAGCTTCTTTAACTGAATTTATTTTCGAAATTTCCATTATTACAGTTGAAATCTGAGTTAAAAAAGATAAATTAGTTTTTAGTTTTTCAGCCATTGAAACACCATCCCAAAATAATTGTCTTAATAAATTATACATTATTAAAATTAATTTTTCAAAAAAAATAATCAATAACTCTATAAAACTTAAAAAAATAATGTTAAAATGAAAATATACACAAAAGGAGATGATATATATGGAAGATCCGTTAAGTAGTTATTCTAATAAACCACCATAAAGGAGGAATATATGTGAAAATAGAAATGACAGTAGATATAAAAAAATTAATAGATTTAAAACAATTCAAAGTTCTTAAAGAATTAATTTCTGAACAATCTGTTCCTTATATAGTTGAAATTTTAGAGGAACTTGAAGCAGAAGAAAAAATAGTAGTATTCAGACTTCTTCCAAAAGATATAGCGGCAGTTGTTTTTACTGAACTCGAAATAGATGATCAGAAAAAATTATTAGCTTTGTTTAAAGAAGAGAAATTGAAAGAAATAATAATTAATATGGAACCAGATGATAGAGTTGAAATATTTGAAGAATTACCAGCAAATGTTGTTAAAAATCTTTTAAATTATCTCTCACCTCAAGAAAGAGATCAAACTTTAATCTTATTAAATTATCCTCAAGATTCTGCTGGGAGAATAATGACACCAGATTTTTTTGATTTAAAAGAAGATCTTACTGTTTCGGAAGCTTTAAAAAATATAAGGACTTATGGAAACGAAAAAGAAACTATATATACATTATTTATTATAAATCATAATAGAAAACTCGAAGGAGTTATAGAATTAAAAGATTTGATATTTGCAGATGATGATAAATTGATAAAAGATATAATGAATAAAGAATTTGTATATGTTAAAGCTTATGAAAATGAAGAAGAAGTTGCAAAAATAATGAAAGATTATGATTTATTGGCTTTACCTGTAACAGATTCTGAAAAAAGACTTATTGGTATTATAACTATTGATGATATAGTAGATATAATAGAAGATTCAGTAACCGAAGATATACAAAAAATGGCTGGTATGGGTGTTACTGATACATCATATCTTCACACCTCAACTTGGAAACTTATAAAAAGTAGAGTTATATGGCTTATAATGTTACTTTTACTTGAGAGTACAGCAGCTTTTATAATAGATGGTTATTCTCATGTTTTACAAAAAGTTACTATATTGGCAGCATTTATTCCAACAATAAATGCAATGGGAGGGAATGCTGGAAGTCAAATGTCTGCAATAATAATACGTTCAATTGCGCTTGGCGAACTTGAATTTAAAGATATGAAAAGAGTATTTTTTAAAGAACTTCTAATTGGAAGTATTATGGGTGTGATTTTATCAATAGTTATGGGATTCAGAGCTTTTGTAAATACTCAAAATCCTATGATAATACTTAGTTTATCTATATCTCTTATAATTGTTGTAATAGTTTCCAATTTACTTGGAGCAATTTTACCTTTTATAGCAAAAAAATTAAAATTAGATCCTGCATTAATATCTGGTCCTTTAATTTCAACATTAATGGATGTTATAAGTATGACAGTTTATTTTTCTGTAGCATTATCTTTATTAAAAGATTTTATTTAGAACAAGGGCTTCTTATGCCCTTGTTAGAGAAAATGTGAAAAAATTCATTAAGTGTTTACTTTAAAAAATATAATTAATTAATATATTAGTTATATAATACAAATGCAACCTTAATAAAGGGGGAGTCAATATGATTGATTTTTATGTTTGTATGGGTAGTGCTTGTTATTTGAAAGGATCTAATGAAATTGTTGAAATAATTAATAGACAAATCGAAAAACATGATTTAAAAGCCAAAGTGCATTTAAAAGGTTCTTTTTGTTTAGGTCCTTGCAATCAAGGAGTTGTTATTAAAGTTGGGGATAAATTTTTTAAAAAAATGAGTCCAGAGAATACGATTGAAAAATTCGAGAATGAAATAATTCCATATATAGAAATATTGATGAATGGAGGAGAATGAATTGAATGTAACAAAAAATGTTTGGGAACTTATAATGGACTATGATCCAAATGGACTTTTAGCTATAGATGAAAATTATGATATAAAACTTGTTAATCCTGCATTTGTAAAAATGTTTTTTCTTGAAGGACAAGATGTTATAGGTAGATCTGTTTTTGATTTTTTTGATGATTATCAAGATTTTTATGAAGTTAATAATGGGAAAAAAAATTTAGTTAGAAGAATAAAAGAATATCCAAATTACGGTATTACTGTTTCTGAAGTAACTTTTAAAATAGAAGATGAAAAAATGGTTGTTAAAATTTTTCATGATATAACAGATCAAGAAAGAAAGGAAAAAGAATTGAGAACTTTAAAATTACAGATAATGGATGAAGTTCAAAAAATCGTTGATAAACAGATGAAAACAGGTCAAGAAATTGCTTCTATTCTTGGAGAAACAACAGCAGAGACTAAAGCCTCTCTTGTAAAATTGTTGACTATTTTGAAAAAAGAAAGTTAAATATGAGAGGTAGGTGTATTTAAATGATATCGGCGGTTATATACAAAAAAAATCTTAATAAATTTGGTGAAGAGGTATGTGGAGATAATTTTCAATTGGGAAAAACTGAAGATTCTAAAATAGCAGTTATGTCTGATGGACTTGGAAGTGGTATAAAAGCAAGTATATTATCTATTTTAACAACTGAAATAATAAGTACTATGTTTAAAAAAGGTGTAGATGTTGAAGAAGTTGTTCATACTATAGCAAATACTTTACCAGTATGCAAAGTAAGAGGAATAGCTTATTCTACATTTACAATTGTTCAAATTTTTAGGAATGGAATGGTCAAATTAGTAAATTATGATAATCCAAAACCAATAATATTAAAAAAAGGTCAACTTTATTGGCCAACTTATCAGGAAAAAATAATTAATGATAAAAAAATTAAAATATCTACATTTACTCTTGATCCAGAAGATTTTATATTTGTTATGTCTGATGGTGTTGTTCATGCAGGTCTTGGAAATTTAATGGATTTTGGTTGGGGAATAGAAAATATAGCTGGATATTTAAAAAGGATGTATAGAAGAACAAGAGATATAAAATACATGGTTGATAATTTAATAGCTGTTACAGAGAGTTATTATGGTTTTGAAGCGGGAGATGATGCAACACTTGTTGGTCTTAAGATTACAGAAAAACCAAGAGCAATAATATTTACAGGACCACCATTAGATCCGAAAAAAGATAGTTATTATGTTGAGAAATTTACTAAATTTGATGGTAAAAAAATAATATCTGGTGGAACTACAAGTAATATAGTATCAAGAATAACTGGAAATGAAATGGAAATAGATCTTACAAGTACTTCCAGCAAAGAACTTCCTCCTTATGGTCATATGGAAAATGTTGATTTAGTAACTGAAGGAGTTTTAACATTAAAAGCTTTAAATAAATTGCTTTCAGAATGTAAAAATAATATGTATGAAATAGATTTTGATAAAAAAAATATAAATGCGGCAGATAATATGTTTTTAATACTTAGAGACTGTGACGAAATAAAAATAATGGTTGGAAGAAAAGTCAATGCATTTTATCATAATCCAGCTTTACCTTTTGATATGTCCATAAGATCTAATTTAGTTAGGGATATAGTTAAAAATTTACAGAGAGTGGGTAAAGATGTTGAAATAGAATATTGTTGAGGAGGAAAAAGTATGGTGATAAGTATATGTGTTGGAACAACATGTCATTTATTGGGATCATCATCTTTAGTTGAAGCTATAAATGAGCTTCCAGAAAAGTATTTAAATAATGTTAGTATAAAGTATTCTACATGTTTTGATGTTTGTCATGGGCAAATGAAACCCCCTATAGCTAAGATAGATGACAAACTTTATGATGATTTATCTCCGGATAAAATCAAAAAAATTATTATTGCCATGGTTGGTGATAATTAGAATGAGATCTTTTATATTTAATGAAGTTATGAAATTGAGAAGACAAACCCTTATAAAAATGGCAGAAATGTATGAAAATAATCAATTAGAAGATGAAATCGATAAATTACCAAAAATAATGCTTCCAGGCCCTGAAGGTAAGTATAGAGGTTCTGTGTATCATGAAAGAGAAGTTTTAAAAAATAGGATAAAAAATTATTTAGGATTGGATTATGATAAAACAAAAGACAAAGAACTTTATGAATTAACTCCTTTTTTAGATGAAATATTATCTGGAAAAAGTGATTTAAAATCAGAAAAATTTGTTCAAGTTATAAAAGAAGCATGTGATTCTTGCCCTTCTGGAAGATATTATGTAACTGATTTATGTAGGAATTGTGTGGCACACTCATGTATGAATGCATGTCCTAAAAATGCTATATCTTTTGAAAATGGAAGAGCTGTTATAGATACTGAAAAGTGTATAGGTTGTGGACTATGTTCTAAATCATGTTCTTATTTTGCAATAGTAAAATTAGAAAGACCTTGTGAAAGAGCTTGTTCAGTAAATGCTGTAATAAAAGATGAAGATAATTCCGCAAAAATAAATGAAGAAAAATGTGTTAATTGTGGAAATTGTTATATTTCTTGTCCTTTTGGAGCTGTAGAAACTCCATCTTATCTCATGAATGTTCTTTACAGTTTAAAAAATTTTAAAAATAATATAGCTATTTTTGCACCTGCCATTGTTTCGCAGTTTGGTCCAAAAGTAAGCATAGGTCAAATAAAAGATGCATTAAAAAAAGCAGGTTTTGATAATGCATATGAAGTTGCTATAGGTGCTGATATTGTAGCTCAAGAAGAAGCAGAACTGTTAGATAATACTGAAGAATTAGTAACAACATCTTGTTGTCCTGCATTTGTTGAATATATAAAAAAACATCAACATAAATATATAAAAAATATTTCACCTGCACCATCACCTATGATTGCTTTGGCAAAAAAAGTTAAAGAAGAAAATAAAGATTCAAATATTATATTTATAGGACCATGTATAGCAAAAAAATCAGAAGCTTACAACAGTAATTATATTGATTATGTCATCACATTTGAAGAATTAGGTGCTTTATTAATAGCTAAAAATATTGAACCAACAGACTTTGAAAATGAAGACATAGAAGGTAGTTATGATGCTTGGAACTTTGCTGCTTCTGGTGGAGTTACAAAAGCTGTAGAGAATAGGATGAAAAAAGAAAATATAACAACTTTAAAAATGAATGGGCTTGAAGAAGGAAAACAAATTTTTAAAGATTTAGAAAAAGAAAACATAAACCTTCTTGAAGGAATGGCTTGCTTTGGAGGATGTATATCAGGACCAGGTGTTTTAATAAATCCAAGAGTTGCAAATAACGGATTAAAAAAAATCAAAACTTTAGATAAAATATAAAAAAAGGGTAGAATAATTAATTATTCTACCCTTTAATATTATTTTTTATATAAACAGATGACTTTTTTATCTACTTTTAAAATATCATCACTTACTTTATTAAAAGTTATAAGATCTCCAGAGAAAAAAACTAAAGAATTTTTACCGAGTATTAAACTACCATTACCATTTTGTATGAAATAACTTCCAACCATACTTGAATCTATTAAATATTCACCAGGTTCTAATTCTCCTGATTTCCATTCAGCCACTTTTAAACTTCTTAATCTTTCTTCTTTTGGAAAGTTAACCAATTCAAAATATTCTCCAGATATAACATTTTCTTTTTGATCTTTTGTAAACATTTCTACGGGGTTTTCGATTACTTCCTTCATACCCCCAAGTGTCTCACTCAATAATTCATAATATTTTTCGATTTCTTCTTTAGAAAAATTATTATTTAAAAATATATCTAATTCATCGAAATCTGCATCAGGTTTTTTTTCAAAAAAATCTTCAACAGCTTTAACAACATTTTCCATTATATGCCTCCAATTATAATTGCATTCTCATTATTTCTTTATAAGAATCTATTATTTTTGTCGTTACTTCTGTAGTCAATCTCAAAGATAGAGAAGCCTTTTCAGCAGCTATAATGACTTGATGTACATCATTAATTTTTCCAGTTGCATAATCATTTGTAGCTTTATCAGAAATATTTTGTAAACTGTTTACATCATTTATAGCATCATTAAGCATTTTTGAAAAGTTTAAATTTTTATTATTTTTATTTAAATCAGTATTTTTAATACTTTCTAAACCGATTTTATTTATTCTGTTTATCAAATCGATTCACCTCCCATATTATTTTCCAATATTTAAGGCCGAATTATACATTGTTTTAGCTGTATTTACAGCAGTTGCATTGAATTCATAAGCCCTTTGTGCAGATATCATATCTATCATTTCACGCAATGCATTTACATTTGGATATCTAACATAGCCATTTTCATCTGCATCAGGATTATCAGGTTCATATTCAAGACGAAATGGAGCTTGATCTTCATTTATTGAGCTTACTTTAACTCCACCAAAACTTTCTGAATTACTCATAGAACCATTTAAAACTTCTTCAAAAGAAACAGATTTTCGTCTATAAGGTCCTCCATTATCAGTTCTTGTTGTATTTGCATTGGATAGATTTTGAGAAATAATATTCAATCTAAATCTTTCTGCAGACATTCCACTTCCAGAAATATTCATGCTTTTAAACAAGCCATCCATCATCTACCACTCCTAACAGCAGTATTATATCTTTGAATAGAATAAGTCATCAATCTTGATAACCCAGTGTATTTCATAGAATTTTGAATCATCAATGAAAACTCTTTATCTTCATCAACATTATTACCGTCATTTTCAAATGATTTTGAATCATCAACT from Oceanotoga teriensis encodes the following:
- the aspC gene encoding aspartate aminotransferase — encoded protein: MLFSEKILSVEPSITLELNAKAIELSKKGYDIVKLTAGEPDFSTPTEIIEAAYEAMKNGKTKYTDSKGIIELREKIVEYVEKRTNLKYGTDEVVVTNGGKQSLYNILLAMINPGDEIMVLDPSWVSYEAQIKMVGGVPVHVPLDEEEGFLPTESKLNRYYSPKTKAILINSPNNPTGVVYPKETLEIIANFAKDKEIFVISDEVYELLIYEGNHISIATIEDMKERTIIVNAFSKTWAMTGWRIGYCLGPKKLMKQIAKIQSHSTSNVNTPTQYAAIKAFDVDVYYMFKKFKDRRDYVASRLEKMNLKFLKPKGAFYYFINISEFGIEDSEFSKKLLDEAMLAVVPGSGFYKKGYIRISFATSDENLEKALDRLEKFVKNLREKK
- the truB gene encoding tRNA pseudouridine(55) synthase TruB, which codes for MNNGFLIVNKPENMTSHDVVSIARKKLNTKKIGHTGTLDPFATGVLILGINKGTKFIEFLNKDIKKYFVRGKLGEITDTFDKDGKVVEQNEVTNEDIKKIEPTIMSLLGKRMQTPPSYCAKKYKGKRLYEYARKGEIINLPPHEIEIFSIENFSQEGKEFEFEVTVSAGTYIRSLIMEIGYIIGPGAVTIELKRTQAGNMNILNTIDINDISYEKIISINEVLNIPILKVNNSDKIKNGIQIYKEFVENYEKFKKDNFVKLIDENDNFFGIAKAEKNSSFIKTLIKNNERNDRIAKIYKILR
- a CDS encoding GlmL-related ornithine degradation protein — translated: MKTLDLLVAEIGSTTTVVTAFDKIESDEPEILGQAEHYTTVLQGDVTLGIKKAISILEKKIKNKIRWKKFLASSSAAGGLKITVHGLVYDMTVKAAKEAALGAGGVIKYITAGKIRNMNLKKIMEISPKLIVLAGGVDYGEENTVLYNAALLADSEINVPIVYAGNCSVSEEIKRILEKKGKEVILTENVYPKVDQLNVKPARKIIQESFSKNIIYAPGMEKVYDIVDDEIIPTPGSVMLTTELLSDIYKDVLVVDIGGATTDIDSVTEGDPLIQKIMLSPEPISKRTVEGDLGLYVNAHNVIDLIGENELRKEFEDYDDLIKNLSPYPQNDRQEMFVSTLAKYCFVESIKRHAGNKKYLYGPNGRQEIAVGKDLTSIKYIFGTGGILSRSKYKYEIMKKILEEDRRNSLIPGQKIFFGYDKNYIFAAIGVLSTVNKEAAINLLKKNIEIIKNR
- the rbfA gene encoding 30S ribosome-binding factor RbfA translates to MAGFKIQMLESQIMKLLNSNISSLRNDKLRGQLFTINKVKLAKDKSYADIFVSTLNGNIEKILDGLNESKGYLRTLIAKNIRMYKAPELRIHKDEGIEASIRINNLLNNIEIKDENDE
- a CDS encoding HDOD domain-containing protein; translated protein: METSINKLSKKINDLPTPDFIVQRIINVASDPESSTKDLNMAVLQSPTLSAKILKLSNSAYYALPRKITKLSQAINILGFKTVRNLALGVFTANSYFKKEYEFFNTEKFWKHLMSTAMASELLCKYLNYPDKEEAFLSGMLHDMGKIVMAYVMPDIFEIILKVARHKKIKFHQAEDLLNTYSHQIVGKMLFENWGLSELIINTAAYHDTPSEAKDSDSKMMIGIVSIANLSVNTIMYGYSGNFGIEIPDDKTWNNIGLTPKLYLNYFKELEEKINKSNDFMNLKDIIVDMDGE
- a CDS encoding riboflavin kinase, with amino-acid sequence MYVLTVGTFDGVHKGHNYILNNTLEEAKKDNLIPLAIMLRYPIGQYVNGFDGLILPSWKRKSLMEKMGFKVKIVDMEDVWKITHEEYLNDLINLGVKKIVCGEDFRFGRGALGDVSYLLTEGVKKGLKIKVLHDLKNNGKRISSTLIRKSLKKGLIEKANFMLNRHWTLEGPIYEDRHVGRDRLGFPTANMDIRYKEDILFPAYGVYISKSLLNEKIVYGLTSVGIRPTYYEKKKEPKVETFYMDFDDNLYDQIIEIKILKFLRSEIKFNSEKDLILQMKKDEILARNIILKEKL